A single genomic interval of Vanessa atalanta chromosome 12, ilVanAtal1.2, whole genome shotgun sequence harbors:
- the LOC125067964 gene encoding uncharacterized protein LOC125067964, translated as MFGLNAKRIFYVCDKIISRNFISGTKLEIPRRNPGIDNRLKAFRNEGIKIQKDDVEEFIEQSESNFQNVDEVYDEHLFETLIGKHDLRKQIVKEKYFKENLPNLLTWSEKEQIRHLATTQPQEWTPQRIAESFPVTEQVVKKLLKYPWKPATDQRIARHDASAMRNWRELKDGTLPISESLREHFLKFSSRTIPPLNRKSIKMDISQEKMGEFEQIVRKHANNEKKEENNEDHESHETNMADETKTKLNSDFKRVTLDELTTKIKTRLAHGQNVNVPDRIIIDSITKNNDESETKPEISKEIELINETNEEKGLTEFKENDKNVIVGVNYPERIRIPKKAYKKGATYKMNDCFYDDDGRFLYRVIGMENN; from the exons ATGTTTGGGTTAAATGCTAAACGTATTTTCTACGtttgtgataaaattatatcacgTAATTTTATAAGTGGTACAAAGTTGGAAATACCCCGGCGAAATCCTGGTATCGATAATAGATTAAAGGCATTTCGCAATGAAGGTATCAAGATTCAGAAAGATGATGTTGAAGAATTTATTGAACAGTCAGAAAGCAATTTccaaaat GTTGATGAAGTTTATGATGAACATTTATTTGAGACATTAATTGGGAAACACGATTTGCGGAAACAAATCGTGaaagaaaagtattttaaagaaaatttgcCAAATCTTCTAACATGGAGTGAAAAGGAACAAATCCGACACTTGGCCACAACCCAGCCTCAAGAATGGACACCCCAGAGAATTGCTGAGAGTTTTCCCGTAACTGAGCAAGTTGTTAAG aaactaTTGAAATACCCATGGAAACCAGCAACAGATCAAAGAATTGCTCGACATGATGCATCAGCAATGAGAAACTGGCGAGAACTCAAAGATGGGACCCTACCCATTTCAGAAAGTCTACGAGAACACTTCCTTAAATTCTCAAGTAGAACAATACCGCCACTTAAtagaaaatcaattaaaatggaTATTTCACAGGAAAAAATGGGAGAATTTGAACAAATTGTTAGGAAACAtgctaataatgaaaaaaaagaggAGAATAATGAAGACCATGAAAGCCATGAAACAAATATGGCAGATGAAACAAAAACTAAACTCAATTCAGATTTTAAAAGAGTAACATTAGATGAATTAACTACTAAAATTAAGACTCGTTTAGCTCATGGTCAAAATGTAAATGTGCCAGATAGAATAATCATAGattctattacaaaaaataatgatgaatcTGAGACAAAACCAGAAATAAGCaaagaaattgaattaattaacgaAACCAATGAAGAAAAAGGTTTAACAGAATTcaaagaaaatgataaaaatgttattgtaggCGTTAATTATCCAGAAAGAATAAGGATTCCCAAGAAGGCATATAAGAAAGGTGCAACTTATAAAATGAATGACTGCTTCTATGATGATGACGGCAGATTCTTGTACCGAGTTATAGGcatggaaaataattaa